The segment ATTCCGCGTCACCACGGACACCCTTGCGTTAAGCTACTGCTACTTCTGCCTTCACAGTTCGGGACTTGCACCCTATAGATTGCACCCATGCTGGGCGCACAAAGATAAGAGCCATCATTAAGATGGCTCTTTTTTTATGGTTCAATATTATGGTCAGGATTTAATACTCCCATTGCCTCAATATGTTGTTTAGCATCCTCATCTCCTAAATCGTGAATCATTTGATACACTTCTTTAAGAAGATGATCATTGGCGTCATTTTCTCTGTCATAATGATATTGAACATATGGAACATGGGCACGCATGAAGCCTTGCCAATTTGCAGATTGCATGGCATCAAAATATTCACGTAGCTTCGTTACTTCCTCATTGTTTGCTTCAATTTGATAATTCCAAGTGGAAGCCGATTTACTTTGCGAAATCTCTCCACTACCAAGATCAATATAGTA is part of the Bacillus carboniphilus genome and harbors:
- a CDS encoding hydrolase yields the protein MNNERKTYYIDLGSGEISQSKSASTWNYQIEANNEEVTKLREYFDAMQSANWQGFMRAHVPYVQYHYDRENDANDHLLKEVYQMIHDLGDEDAKQHIEAMGVLNPDHNIEP